From the Polypterus senegalus isolate Bchr_013 unplaced genomic scaffold, ASM1683550v1 scaffold_1439, whole genome shotgun sequence genome, the window GCGGTCAGCTGACATCGTGAGGCCTTTCTGTCAGAAAGCAGCCAAGTTGGGCTTGACAAAGTTTTACTGGTTTAGGGAGCGAGAAAGAGCGCAAGGGGTCACGTGACGGAAATCAAGGGGTCAGTGTGACGCGACACACAAGGACAGCAGTGACCGGCCACTCGGAGAATCTGCtcagtccaattcagggtcatgcgGGCAGAGATACACAGTCAAGTGAGCCCACTGCACCTCCACCACGTCCAAACGAGGGGGGCTACGCCAACACAAACCACGGACAGGCACAGTCGGAGAACAGAAAGGGAAGTCGGAGGCGCCACACACATCTGTGGGGAAATTCTGCAGAAACGAATCTGTGCGCGTCAGCAGGAGGGCCAGGCGCACAAGTGATGTGACACGGGACTGACGAGACGATCGAAAGTCACCTCGGTCACAGTCGGGATCACCAGGCAGGGCACAGATACAAGGAAGTCAGACCTCAAAGTAAGGACCTGCACATCGGCGCTGGCACCGTGCGTTACGGCAAGCGAGGCTCAACTGCGCCACCGCGTCCACGGCACGCTCATGTGATCCCAGCCTCACGAAGTCCACATTGCCTTTTGTGTCACTTACGACGAGTCAAGTGGCATCGCGCCAACTCGTGATCTGATGATGTAAGGGGGCGTTCATGCTATGTGGCTTTGCACCCCGGGCAGGTCTGTTGGCACGCAATGCCTAAAAGGAGGCATCTTCTTCACATAAAGTGGGCACTTGCAgcccaaagtgaaaacagacggTCCTGTGCCAACATGTTTTTAGATGACGACGACGATGACATCGGCTCCAGGGGTGTCACATGCTGCACTACCCAGCAGCCTTGCTTTCTCCTCCAAAGACTTGACCCCGCGCTGCCATAGACGTGGCGGGCGTTTAACTTGGGCTTGGAGGAGCAGTGCCAGATCAAGCCTGGTCATTTGTAGGATTAAGAACATGAATGTCTTCTACTCTAAAAGCTACAAGGCAGGAGTGGCATACAGTTGGCACAATGGCCATTGGTTCACCAAGAGTTCTCACCGTCACCACCACCAAAAGGTCACCCTGTGCATAAAGCAAAGGTAACAGCTGCTGCGCAGAAGGTGGCACACGGCCCTGGATACGGAGAGCGTCACCTCATCGTGTGCTACTTGGCAgccagcgagcgagcgagcggaTCTCCTTCTGCCGACTCCAATGTCTGCTGTGCACAGAGGACCAAAGGCTGGCACCCGCTGGACAGACCGGCTGACCGACCGACCGGCCAGGACAGCCTCTGCGGTGGACTCAGGAACATACAGGCCAGGGGGGCCGGGGATGCGAGTCGACGATGGAAGAGCGACACGCGACCCAAAATGAAAAGGGCCAGCTCAGAGCGCATGGCATCGGAAATAGGCTGCAAGACAGGGCCTGGCACAGGAAAGACAACCCATACACCCAGTCTCTGAACCCAGCAGCCCACAGAGTGAGACACGAGACTGGAGCCCACCCCGGACGGGACGCAATGCCCACAAGAACGTTCTTACCCTGCTCCTCTGCACCGGGTTGTCAAAATCCGTTCCCTCAGGCGCCAGAAGCAGCCAACCTCCATAAACGGGCTTTGCCTAAAATGCAAGAAATAAAAAGGATCAGTTTAGGCAGACTTCAAAACGAGGGCTCACAAATGGAAAGCATCCCAGAAACACCGCCGCAGCTTCTTAAAGGTCCCGTTTAGAAAGGCGGCCTCCGTGTTAAACGATCGCGACGTCAGCTCCGGCCGAGGCGGCTTTACATCCTGCGCAGGTTGGCTTGAAGATAAGATGCCTTCCCGTCTTACGTGATCTTCAGGTCCATTTTAACAAAGCCCGGAGGTTCCCCGTGTGGCTGCCGGTTTTTGATCCAGCCAGATTCCCAATTTCTGATCCAAACGGATTTCATTTGCTGCATTTCGAGAGGCTCCGCATTTGGATTTTTACAAGACGTTTAGATTGTTTTGTACAGAATTcggttttgttatttattgtttctCAAGAATtccaattaaaaacgagcagagcccACCGGACAGACGACCCTGGGTGACGAGCGGCTGCTAATACTTCAGCGTCAGACCCCCTGAATAGTAAACAGCGGATCAAATTACCAGGACACCTGGAAAAGCACAACGCAAATAACGTTAGCAACTGAAAAACTACAATTTGTCTCCGTATCTGCTTAGCAGATTTTAATCAAAATTTACCAAACTTAATTAACTTTGTCATTTCTGCGCTGACCCCAAAATACAgaaagtgaggaaaaaaaaaaaaaaaaacgggctCCACGTTAGGTGGCCTAAGAACCCGCAGCCCCAGGACGGAGCTCGAGGAGCCCCACTTCAGCCTCTAGCGCCTTTCACGGCCCCTGAAGAGCAGACCACCGACTCGAATCAAAATGAAGTGAAGCTGCACACGAAACACGGGAGCTGCTCTCtcgtgtatatagcgccttgagggACATCCCATCAGAAAAGCGGGGGCTCCGACTGACGCGCTTCATTCACACGTCACCAGCTTTCAAATATAGCGCCCTGCTTGTCTGGGCACAGCGGCTACTTAAATCACCTTCGCTGCCAGGCTTTAGGAGTCCCTTTAGGTGCAATTTCACTTTATAGCGCCTTTGGTTATCTACGCACGTCAAGCTCTCTTTGACCCACGAGGACCCCAGCGGCACCATTTATGGCCTTCATCAGCGTCAAGGCGCTATAGGCGCTTGGTTAACATCCCTCTTTCTCCCCCGTCACACGGCGTCGGCCCTTGACGGAGCCGCCGCCGAAACCAAGTGAGCCAAGACCCCGCGGCACTCACCTGGCTCAGATCCTCGTCGATGAGCGCGTGCGACTCCCGCGGCTTGAAGCAGTTCTGACACTTGCTTTTGTTGAAAATGTTCGCCTGGAATTTCCGACAGGGGTTCTCCTTTGCAGACATGTTGCCGTGACGGTGCGGAGGAGAAGAGCGACAGCCCACCGTGATGCCGAGCGGGCCCGTCGGCCGACCCAAGCGTCTCAGGCGCAGGCTCCCTCGGCTCTATTGGCGCGAGACGCACCGcctgctcgctcgctcgctcgctcgctttctctctcgctctcccTCAGGCGCGCATTGCCAAGCCGTCCCGCTGTCGCCGAGCTCCTCAACTTTGTCGTCGCAAACTCCTGAATAAGTTGGACTCTTTTCCAAAGCGGAGGGATCCAGGTGCCCAAACAAATGTCATTCCAGCCGCCGGGCTGCGACTGCTGCGGAGTCTTTCCccgttttttatttctttcttcttttttttttttccttaagagGCGCGTCCGCTGTCCATGTCAGCTCCGAGCAGTCCTCTCTTGGAATGCCAGTAATTCCCAGCTGCGTGCGTCGGAGTGCGGCTCCCAGTGTCCATGTCACCGGCCGTGGAGCGTGCGGGGTTACATCGGCTCTGGGCTCATGTCAGCTTGTTGAGCCACCTCCAGCCCCAGCTCCAGCGACAGGGCAACAGCTGCGTTCACCAACTCCCCGCTGGCCTGCCCCACCGCCTTGCAAATGGGAGCCTGGCTGCAGCAACGCATTGATGCTTCGCATTGAACTCTCGGGCAGAGAGCTGGAACAATTCCACAGGGAGCGCGGGGAGGCGGAGAGTGACGTGTCTGCTGACCAATCGCAAAAAGGCTGCATACCCGGTCGCGCGCCAAATGGGTGCGCTCGGGCCAATAGAAAAAATACCCGAAGCGACGAGGGGCGGACCCTCGTGCAAGTTTGGTGGACGGTCCAAAGTCTCGGTCGAAACCACTCACTTGACAagaggggggggtggggggtaagGAAGTGGAATTTGACTGACAGCCGTCATCGCGAAGCGGGCGTTTGCTGCCAGCCAGCGGCCCCCTGCACTCCGTCGTAAACGGGAGGTGACGAGCTGGCCACTTCTAGCTCTGTTTCGAAGGggtctttttttctcatttcgcGGGGTCGTGGTACATCCCACGagtttcaaattattttcaaTCAGCTGGAATAACAGTTCTGCATTGCAGGAGAGGCGCAGGCGAAGCGCAGCCCGTGGAGGAGCTGCAG encodes:
- the LOC120519340 gene encoding myosin phosphatase Rho-interacting protein-like, with protein sequence MSAKENPCRKFQANIFNKSKCQNCFKPRESHALIDEDLSQAKPVYGGWLLLAPEGTDFDNPVQRSRKWQRRFFILYEHGLLRYALDEMVSWFLWLYIAPVAPLLASVRFVLPAFQLQCSLPV